The Triticum aestivum cultivar Chinese Spring chromosome 3A, IWGSC CS RefSeq v2.1, whole genome shotgun sequence genome includes a region encoding these proteins:
- the LOC123058650 gene encoding uncharacterized protein yields the protein MGWLRSLVSPLRKLWCNINTVPRKKRGIYILYDDVKSCQCEDVHVLWSILVESHGLPPPTPPVLRLTR from the exons ATGGGGTGGCTCCGCTCCCTCGTCTCCCCGCTCAGGAAGCTCTGGTGCAACATCAACACCGTGCCGAGGAAGA AGAGAGGGATCTACATCCTGTACGACGACGTCAAGTCGTGCCAGTGCGAGGACGTGCACGTGCTCTGGTCCATCCTCGTCGAGTCCcacggcctcccgccgcccacacCGCCGGTGCTCCGGCTCACGCGGTGA